GGCATCCTCAGCTTGCTGACTGGTCTCCAGCCTGAAGATGGCTGCCGCGTTCCAGAGCAGTGATATAATGGGGCAGACAGCAGCCAGCGGGGGCGTACCCGTGCCTGTGTCTTGCACTGCACTTGTACCGCAGCCCTGGCTAGTCTATCAAGGAGAATGACCAGGATACCATCGAGGAGGATGCTGTGAGCAGCCTGGCAGAAGAAACGCGCATCGAACGCGACTCTATGGGTGAGATGCGCGTCCCAGCCAACGCCTACTACGGAGCCAGTACTCAGCGCGCCGTTCTCAACTTTCCCATCAGCGATCTCCGCTTCCCGCGTGCTTTTATCCGTGCCCTTGGTCAGATCAAGCAGGCAGCAGCGCAGACCAATGCTGAGCTGGGCCTGCTTGACGAGCGCATCGCTGCCGCCATTGTCCAGGCGGCCCAGGAGGTCATCGACGGCAAACTCGACGAACATTTTGTCGTTGATATCTTCCAGACCGGTTCGGGGACCTCGACGAACATGAACGCCAACGAGGTTATTGCCAACCGGGCCAGCGAGCTTCTGGGAGGAGCGCGCGGTTCGCGACTCGTCCATCCCAACGATCACGTCAACTTCGGGCAGTCCTCCAACGACGTCATCCCCACAGCCATTCATCTCTCCGCACTGGTCAGCATCGACAAAGAGCTGATCCCAGCCTTGGAGGAGATGCAGCGTGTACTGCAAGAAAAAGCCGAAACCTTCTGGCCCGTCATCAAGACCGGGCGCACCCACCTGCAGGATGCCACTCCCATCCGACTGGGACAGGAGTTTCTCGGCTACGCCGGCCAGATCGAGCGTGGCATCGCCCGCCTGCGTCACGCAGAAAATGAACTCTCCGAGGTTGCGCTCGGCGGTACCGCGGTTGGTACCGGCATCAACACCCATCCCGAGTTTGCCGCTCGCGTCTGCCGTCGGCTCTCCGAAATGAACGGAGTGAGCGTGCGCGAGACCAGCAACCATTTCCAGGCTCAGAGCACGCTCGATAACGCAGTGGAGGTCAGCGGCGGCCTCAACACCCTGGCCGTCAGTCTGATGAAGATTGCCAACGATATCCGCTGGATGGGATCGGGACCACGCGCAGGTTTCGGCGAAATCGAGCTGCCCGCTGTCCAGCCCGGCAGCTCCATCATGCCAGGCAAAGTCAACCCGGTCATCGCCGAGTCGCTGTGCATGGTCTGTGCCCAGGTTATGGGCAACCACACCACGATCACGGTGGCCGGCCAGTCGGGCAACTTCGAGATCAACGTAATGATGCCAGTGACGGCCTATAATCTTCTTCAGTCGATCAACCTGCTCAGCGCCGCCGTGCGGAATTTCACCGAGCAGTGCCTGCGCGGCATCAAGGCCACCGAGAAAGGGCCGGAGATGGTCGAGCGCGGACTGGCCATTTGCACAGCGCTGGCCCCCATCATTGGCTACGACGCCGCCGCCGAGATCGCCAAGGAGGCCCATCGCACGGGGCGCACAGTGCGTGAGGTAGCCCGCGAGCGCACACAGCTGAGCGAAGAAGAACTGGCCCGCATTCTGGACCCAGAGCGCATGACGCAGCCTGGCCTGGAGGGCGGGCCTGCCGCAGGCTAAGCCGGCAGCAGCTCACCCACCACCCGCTCGGAGACGAGCGAGGCAGACCCAGCAAAGAGAGCAGTAGCAGTTTAGCAGTTATCTTCCCGCAGCCCGAGCTGGTTAGCCCCGCTCGTCTCGCCATCATGCAGACCCAGTTTGCCGCCCGAGGGCCGGACTGCGTCTACCGGTAGACTCAGATCAGCATCTCATTTAGCGCAAAAAGCCCCCATGATAACACAGACGATAGAGAACTGTTCCAGCAGCAGCTATCTCCTCTGCTCCCTGAAACATCTTCAGGTTACCCTCTACATGGTTCACATAGCGCCACCCATTCTCTCCCCAACAAGCAGGGCCGCGAAACGGTAGCTCCGCTGATACTTGCTGCAGTGCGCGACGTAAAAAGGCGTAGACCCGGGCGACCTGATCTTCCTGGTCTGCAAGCTCCTCCGTCACACCGCCAGCATAGGCCATTGACCAAACCGGCTGCCCGCGCCAGGAAACTACCTCTTGACCAACAAAGAAGGCCATACCAAAGTAGATATCGCGATAGTGCCAGACACCATTGTGCCACTCCAACTGTCGGGAACCGGGCAGCAACGGTCTCACCGAGGCCGCATCTCCCAGCGCAGCATAGGTATGGCGTTTTGCCTCCAGGAGAAAAGCCAGGAAATCCTCTTGCTCAAACTGTTCCATCAACAAAGCGTATCGTCCTCCTGCTCAGGGTAGGAGCTGGCAGCCTAACAGCGCTAACTGCAACAGTCGAACTGTAACAGTAATTTGACAGTTGCAACAGAGAGCTGTTGGCTTCGAGTAGCGGACTGGGGAGCAATGTTATTAAGGCAAGAGACCCAGGGAGAGAACAAAAAGCTCCTCTCTGTCCCCCAGGCTGGCCAGTCAGTCAGGGAGCGGGGACAGAGAGGAGCCAGCTCGCCGGGGGTTGCCCCAGGGAGCTTCAAGCCTGCTTCAGCACCTCAATACTCTTGCGCACAATCTCCACAAAGTCGGGCTTCAGACTGGCCCCACCGACGAGAGCCCCATCAATATCGGCCTGGGCCACATACTCAGCGATATTGGCCGAAGTCACGCTTCCCCCATAGAGAATGCGCACAGCATTGGCGGTCTCACTGTCATACATATCGGCATACAGCTCGCGGATCAGGCGGATGGTCCGCTGAGCCTCCTCACCGGGGCAGGCTTTGCCCGTGCCAATTGCCCACACCGGCTCGTAAGCGATCACCACGTCGCAGGCCCGCTCGCTACGGAAATTCGCCAGGCTCGCCTGCACCTGAGAACGAATCACCGCCTCCGTTTTCCCAGCCTCATACTCCTCCAGGCGTTCGCCCACACACACAATCGGGCGCAAGCCATGACCGAGGGCGGCCTGGGCCTTGCGATTTACCAGCTCATCGCTCTCGCCAAAATAGGTGCGACGCTCCGAGTGGCCTACGATGACCGTTGTACACAGCTCGCGTACCATCAGCGGAGAAATCTCGCCAGTGAACGCCCCCTTCTCCTCGAAATGCATATTCTGAGCGCCCAGCTCAATGCGTTCGAAGAGCAGAGCATCGAGCACCTCGCGGACAGCCGAGAGCGAGATAGCCGGTGGGCAGAGAATGCAAAGTAAGTACGGATACTCGTTCAGCAACTTGCCCAAAGCCGGCGTGATCTCCAGCGCAAAGCTAGAAGCCAGGCGAGGGCCATAGTGCATCTTCCAATTACCAGCGATAATGGCAGTGCGCGCCGGGGTAGTTGTCATCAGCGATCACCTCACCCTCAGCGATCCTGCAGAGCTGCGACCCCAGGCAGGACGCGCCCTTCGAGGAACTCTAACGAAGCGCCGCCTCCGGTTGACACATGCGTCATCTTATCAGCAGCGCCAGCCTGCTCCACTGCGGCAGCGGAATCGCCGCCGCCGATGATAGTGGTGGCCCCCCGGGCGGTACAGGCTGCCAGAATCTCAATCGCCGCGTTTGTGCCGCGAGCGAAAGCAGGCATCTCAGCCACCCCGAGCGTGCCATTCCAGACAATCGTCTGGGCCTTCTCCAGCACCTGGCGGAAAGCCGCCACCGTCTCTGGTCCGATATCCAGAATACGCCAGCCTTCTTCCACCTGATCGCGCGGCACCACGCGCCATTGAGCATCGGGGGCAAAGCGATCGGCAATCACCACATCCACCGGCAGCACCAGCTCTAGTCTGCGTTCACGCGCGCGCGCCAGCAGACCGCGAGCCACATCGAGCTTGCCCTCCTCCACCAGCGAAGCGCCAACCTCAAAGCCCTCAGCCTTCAGAAAGGTATTGGCCATCCCGCCGCCGATCAACAAGGCATCGGCCAGCGTCAGCAAGCGCTCCAGGACAGCGATCTTATCGGAGACCTTGGCCCCGCCGATCATGGCCACAAAAGGACGACGGGGGTTCTCCAGGGCAGCGCCGAGGAAATTCAGCTCCTTCTCCATCAAGAAGCCAGCAACGCCGGGCAGATAGTGGGTAACGCCTTCTGTAGAGGCATGAGCGCGGTGGGCCGTGCCAAAGGCATCGTTCACATAGAGATCGCCGAGCGTCGCCAGACGGCGAGCGAATTCAGCATCATTCTGCTCTTCCTCGGGGTGGAAGCGCAGATTCTCCAGCAGGAGAACCTGACCCGGCAGTAAAGCCCGAGCCAACTCCTCCACCTGGGGACCGATACAATCGGGAGCCAGCTGGACAGGGCGCTGCAATAGCTCGCTCAGACGCACAGCCACAGGAGCCATGCGCAGTTTCTCCACCACTTTGCCTTTAGGCCGGCCCAGATGGGACATCAGAATGACCGCCGCCCCGTGGTCGAGCAAATACTGAATCGTTGGCAACGCGGCCCGGATGCGCGTATCATCAGTAATGTGCCCCTCTTCATCGAGAGGCACATTGAAATCCACGCGCACCAGCACCCGTTTCCCCTCCACCTCGATATCACGAACCGTCTTCTTATTCATGCCAGTGCACCCTCCATCCAGAGGGCGAGGCTTGCCCCGCCCTTGCAATGAGCGATCACGCCGCGGCGCGACCTACCAGCCCTTCTCGGCGACGAAGTGGGTGAGATCGGCCACACGTGTCGAGTAGCCCCACTCATTATCGTACCAGGCGATCACCTTGACCATGTAACCGCCACCAGTGACCATCGTCGAGAGGCCATCGATAATGGCAGAATGAGAGTCGCCGCGGAAATCGGAGGAGACCAGCGGCTCTTCGGTATAATCCAAGATCCCCTTGAGGGGGCCGGCAGCAGCCTCCTTATAAGCCTCATTCACCTCCTCGCGCGTAGCCGGCTTGCGCAGAGTTGCTACGAAGTCGACGACCGAGACCGTCGGAGTAGGTACCCGGAGGGACATGCCATCGAAGCGGCCCTTCAGCTCGGGGATTACCAGCGCCACAGCGCGGGCGGCGCCAGTAGTGGTTGGAATAATATTGAGGGCCGCGGCGCGAGCACGGCGCAAATCCTTGTGCACCAGGTCCTGAATGCGCTGATCATTCGTATAGGAGTGGATTGTATTCATCAGGCCATGCTCGATGCCGAAGCGGTCGTTGAGGACCTTAGCGGCGGGAGCCAGGCAGTTTGTCGTACAGGAGGCGTTCGAGATAATGTGGTGCCTGGCCGGGTCATACATGTGCTCATTGACGCCGAGCACGATGGTGAGATCCTCGCCCTTAGCAGGTGCGGAGATGATCACCTTTTTCGCTCCACCCTGCAAGTGAGCCTTGGCTTTATCGGCATCGGTGAAGAGGCCGGTGGACTCAATCACGATATCGACACCCAGGTCACCCCAGGGAATTTGCGCGGGATCGCGCTGAGCGAGGACCTTGATGCTGTGGCCATTGACGATGAGGGATTCGGGGGTGGCCTCAACCTGGCCCGGGAAACGGCCATAGGTGGAGTCGTACTTGAGCAAGTGGGCATTGGTGTAGGTGTCGGTGAGATCGTTAATGGCGACGACCTCTAGCTCGTGGGGATAACGTTCGAGCATCGCCTTGAAGGACTGCCGTCCAATACGGCCAAAACCGTTGATGCCTACTCGTGTTACCATGCGGATGTTTCTCCTTCTTGCTACTTGCTGCTACTAGTCATAGATCGTATGACTGAGAAGCGCTGGAGCGGGAGGATAAAGCGCCTCCACAATCCTGAGACAAGACGCGCCCTCTGTGGTGTTCCACGTGAAACACCGGGAGACGCTGGACAGAATCTTGTCTGCCCCCTCACACCTCTTCGTCGAGGAACGACCGCCGCACCATACCTGCCGGCCACAGCGTTGCCTTGCACGCGCCAGAGGCCCTCCTGCCAGACTCACCCGCCTGGCGCAGCTCCCTTCCTTAGCGGCCCACCTTGTCGTACCCTGCTTGTACACACGCCAGTGCCAGCATCCACGCGGC
The genomic region above belongs to Thermogemmatispora onikobensis and contains:
- a CDS encoding class II fumarate hydratase — translated: MAEETRIERDSMGEMRVPANAYYGASTQRAVLNFPISDLRFPRAFIRALGQIKQAAAQTNAELGLLDERIAAAIVQAAQEVIDGKLDEHFVVDIFQTGSGTSTNMNANEVIANRASELLGGARGSRLVHPNDHVNFGQSSNDVIPTAIHLSALVSIDKELIPALEEMQRVLQEKAETFWPVIKTGRTHLQDATPIRLGQEFLGYAGQIERGIARLRHAENELSEVALGGTAVGTGINTHPEFAARVCRRLSEMNGVSVRETSNHFQAQSTLDNAVEVSGGLNTLAVSLMKIANDIRWMGSGPRAGFGEIELPAVQPGSSIMPGKVNPVIAESLCMVCAQVMGNHTTITVAGQSGNFEINVMMPVTAYNLLQSINLLSAAVRNFTEQCLRGIKATEKGPEMVERGLAICTALAPIIGYDAAAEIAKEAHRTGRTVREVARERTQLSEEELARILDPERMTQPGLEGGPAAG
- a CDS encoding DUF5680 domain-containing protein, with product MEQFEQEDFLAFLLEAKRHTYAALGDAASVRPLLPGSRQLEWHNGVWHYRDIYFGMAFFVGQEVVSWRGQPVWSMAYAGGVTEELADQEDQVARVYAFLRRALQQVSAELPFRGPACWGENGWRYVNHVEGNLKMFQGAEEIAAAGTVLYRLCYHGGFLR
- the tpiA gene encoding triose-phosphate isomerase, coding for MTTTPARTAIIAGNWKMHYGPRLASSFALEITPALGKLLNEYPYLLCILCPPAISLSAVREVLDALLFERIELGAQNMHFEEKGAFTGEISPLMVRELCTTVIVGHSERRTYFGESDELVNRKAQAALGHGLRPIVCVGERLEEYEAGKTEAVIRSQVQASLANFRSERACDVVIAYEPVWAIGTGKACPGEEAQRTIRLIRELYADMYDSETANAVRILYGGSVTSANIAEYVAQADIDGALVGGASLKPDFVEIVRKSIEVLKQA
- a CDS encoding phosphoglycerate kinase, whose product is MNKKTVRDIEVEGKRVLVRVDFNVPLDEEGHITDDTRIRAALPTIQYLLDHGAAVILMSHLGRPKGKVVEKLRMAPVAVRLSELLQRPVQLAPDCIGPQVEELARALLPGQVLLLENLRFHPEEEQNDAEFARRLATLGDLYVNDAFGTAHRAHASTEGVTHYLPGVAGFLMEKELNFLGAALENPRRPFVAMIGGAKVSDKIAVLERLLTLADALLIGGGMANTFLKAEGFEVGASLVEEGKLDVARGLLARARERRLELVLPVDVVIADRFAPDAQWRVVPRDQVEEGWRILDIGPETVAAFRQVLEKAQTIVWNGTLGVAEMPAFARGTNAAIEILAACTARGATTIIGGGDSAAAVEQAGAADKMTHVSTGGGASLEFLEGRVLPGVAALQDR
- the gap gene encoding type I glyceraldehyde-3-phosphate dehydrogenase; its protein translation is MVTRVGINGFGRIGRQSFKAMLERYPHELEVVAINDLTDTYTNAHLLKYDSTYGRFPGQVEATPESLIVNGHSIKVLAQRDPAQIPWGDLGVDIVIESTGLFTDADKAKAHLQGGAKKVIISAPAKGEDLTIVLGVNEHMYDPARHHIISNASCTTNCLAPAAKVLNDRFGIEHGLMNTIHSYTNDQRIQDLVHKDLRRARAAALNIIPTTTGAARAVALVIPELKGRFDGMSLRVPTPTVSVVDFVATLRKPATREEVNEAYKEAAAGPLKGILDYTEEPLVSSDFRGDSHSAIIDGLSTMVTGGGYMVKVIAWYDNEWGYSTRVADLTHFVAEKGW